Part of the Borrelia duttonii Ly genome is shown below.
ACATTATTATCGACGGAATTAACAATAATAATCAAAGGATTGAATACAAAGTGTCACTTGGTAAGAAAAAATACGTATACCTCAAAAGCAAATACAAAGTAAACGTCAAAAATCATCTATATCTTAATGTTGACGCCAAAATTAGAGATATTTACACCAGAATTGTAAATAATAATTATGGTGATATGGGAATTAGTTTTGAATATCAAGATTTTTTTGCTCCTGTTAACGAAATTAAGGGCGTACACTGCATTGATATCTCTGTTGCTCTAAAAGAAAACTTGAATACAAAAATTAATGAGATTAATGATAGTGAATTTACGAATAATGAAAATATTCAGGTTGAAGAAAATGAAATTCTTGATTTTGATTTTACTTCTGATAGATTGTTAATCAATATATCCTCGTGAAAAGGAGGTTAAATGACAAGTATACCTACTATACCCACAGTCTTCAATGACACTGAGGTTGAAAAAATAATACATGCTGAACTTGGATTCGTAGATCAAATAATCAAAGAGGTCAAAACCCTTAATGATAATTTCCAAGATATCAATGCTACTACAAATCTAAATTCAAGATTCATAGCATTCTGGTTATCAGAAATATTGAAAATTATCTACTCAACAAACCAAACTCTTGAAACACTAGCAAAAAATATTGATAGTGTGCTTTTCGCTTTACGTCATATTGGGACCCATGAATCATTCATAAAGCTATTTAAAGCTTTTCTTAATGTTGATATCGAACCTACTACTCTATCACCTGGCGTTATCAACATTAAGCTCAAAAGCGATATCAAAACTAATGTTATAGCATTCATTGTTGGTAGTAAGTCAAAAAAAGATACTACACCCCATAAAAAAATTACATTCAAAACTAAAGAAAATGGACGCATTCTCAAAAAAGCATGGATTATAACTTTACTTCCTAAAGGATATGAAAACTCTATTTACGCATTCATCAAAAAACTTATCCCGATCGGAAGAATACTCAAGATACAAAACTATAAGAATGAATACGTCAAAGAGTTTAAAGGATAATAAGGAGATTTTATGACTAGTCAAGAAAGTCCTGAACAAGATACCGTCGTAAGACATGATGATACAATAGAAATTAGAAACCTTAATAGAAGAACCTCAACTGACCCCTCTGATCTATTGGTTTTAGATGATGGTTTTTCTAGTTGCCACGCAATTACTTTTGATGATTTTCGTAAAGAATTGCACAAAAAAACATTCGTCAAAGGCGAAGGCGTTAATGATTTTAAGCAGGTAATACAAAGCCTTATAGCAACTGAATTATTACAAAATACAAACTTTATCAATCAAGCTTATCAGAAAGTTATAGAAAAACTAAAAAATAATGAATCCAGTGTTATGGATTCTATTCTTGGCAAAGTTACTAGTAAACTTGAATATGATTTATCACAGCAAGATACCTTAAATACAAATACTTATTTTCTAGGACTTCACTATTCTTCTTTGAAAAAAATAAAGGTTCAAGAATATCTTACAGGTATTAGTAGCAGCTTCAGTACAAGTACTACTACAACAAAACCAGAAAGTCAATATTCTGGCGAATATAGCAAAACCGTGTATATGTCGAGTT
Proteins encoded:
- a CDS encoding DUF735 family protein; protein product: MTSIPTIPTVFNDTEVEKIIHAELGFVDQIIKEVKTLNDNFQDINATTNLNSRFIAFWLSEILKIIYSTNQTLETLAKNIDSVLFALRHIGTHESFIKLFKAFLNVDIEPTTLSPGVINIKLKSDIKTNVIAFIVGSKSKKDTTPHKKITFKTKENGRILKKAWIITLLPKGYENSIYAFIKKLIPIGRILKIQNYKNEYVKEFKG
- a CDS encoding DUF685 domain-containing protein, with the translated sequence MTSQESPEQDTVVRHDDTIEIRNLNRRTSTDPSDLLVLDDGFSSCHAITFDDFRKELHKKTFVKGEGVNDFKQVIQSLIATELLQNTNFINQAYQKVIEKLKNNESSVMDSILGKVTSKLEYDLSQQDTLNTNTYFLGLHYSSLKKIKVQEYLTGISSSFSTSTTTTKPESQYSGEYSKTVYMSSLKYGRYVFDFTDSSQKNQNAEITIQTDSSYDDKPIYLIVKVEAACSSSSQANKIVNIKYSGSSSSRTLFQLSTVHGGIILKFNLFEGWYMQKRVDGAPLLLKL